One part of the Nematostella vectensis chromosome 8, jaNemVect1.1, whole genome shotgun sequence genome encodes these proteins:
- the LOC5505866 gene encoding V-type proton ATPase subunit G, whose amino-acid sequence MASQSQGIQQLLVAEKKAADLVADARKRKTKKLKQAKEQAVAEIDNYKSEREKQFLEYQKEHMGSKDDFQAKIEEATKSQLDQMEDDVNQHKDLVIERLLSLVYDIKPELHQNFRQ is encoded by the exons atggcgtccCAGTCACAAGGAATTCAACAGCTTTTAGTCGCCGAGAAAAAGGCTGCAGATCTTGTAGCAGACGCCAGAAAGA GGAAGACTAAGAAGTTGAAACAAGCAAAAGAACAGGCTGTAGCTGAGATTGATAACTACAAGTCGGAGAGAGAGAAACAGTTTTTAGAATACcaaaaagag CACATGGGATCCAAAGATGACTTCCAAGCAAAGATAGAAGAAGCTACGAAAAGCCAACTAGACCAGATGGAAGATGATGTCAACCAACATAAGGACCTGGTCATAGAGAGATTGCTTTCTCTGGTATACGACATCAAACCTGAACTACACCAAAATTTTaggcaataa